The Streptomyces sp. Mut1 genome window below encodes:
- a CDS encoding iron-containing redox enzyme family protein: MAGRTGGPALPRARGDLSAAVIAHLRGSGTLPDPALADAAEPYGDDLQLALYICYELHYRGFAEVDPDHEWDPDLLTVRAALERRFESALRADTPPGTGLTEALDALLVEPAEGTGVSHFLQEHSTRERLRAYAVQRSLYHLKEADPHAWVLPRLSGRAKAGMAAIEYDEFGAGRAERVHARLFADLMADLGLETAYGHYLDRGHAEMLALVNLMSLFGLHRRLRGALVGHFAAVEITSSPASRRLALAMKRADAGSAAEHFYTEHVEADAVHEQVVRHDVVRGLLDDEPALEADVVFGIDTTALLENRLADRLLTDWRAPARGLSGGSSGAHGNPRD; encoded by the coding sequence ATGGCAGGTCGGACGGGCGGACCGGCGCTTCCACGGGCCCGTGGTGACCTTTCGGCGGCGGTCATCGCCCATCTGCGGGGGAGCGGCACACTGCCGGACCCCGCCCTCGCGGACGCGGCCGAGCCCTACGGGGACGATCTGCAACTCGCCCTGTACATCTGCTACGAACTGCACTACCGGGGCTTCGCGGAGGTCGACCCCGACCACGAGTGGGACCCGGACCTGCTCACCGTCAGGGCCGCGCTGGAACGCCGCTTCGAGTCGGCCCTGCGCGCGGACACCCCGCCAGGCACCGGTCTGACCGAAGCCCTGGACGCCCTGCTCGTCGAACCCGCCGAGGGCACAGGGGTGTCCCACTTCCTCCAGGAGCACAGCACACGCGAGCGCTTGCGGGCGTACGCCGTGCAGCGCTCCCTCTACCACCTGAAGGAGGCCGACCCGCACGCCTGGGTGCTGCCCCGCCTCAGCGGGCGCGCCAAGGCGGGCATGGCCGCCATCGAGTACGACGAGTTCGGCGCCGGCCGCGCCGAACGGGTCCACGCCCGGCTGTTCGCCGACCTCATGGCGGACCTGGGACTGGAGACGGCGTACGGCCACTACCTCGACCGGGGCCACGCCGAAATGCTGGCCCTGGTGAACCTGATGTCCCTCTTCGGCCTGCACCGCAGGCTGCGCGGCGCGCTGGTCGGCCACTTCGCCGCTGTGGAGATCACCTCGTCCCCCGCGTCACGCCGCCTCGCCCTCGCGATGAAACGGGCAGACGCCGGGTCCGCCGCCGAGCACTTCTACACCGAACACGTCGAGGCCGACGCGGTCCACGAACAGGTCGTCCGCCACGACGTCGTACGCGGTCTGCTGGACGACGAACCCGCCCTGGAGGCGGACGTCGTCTTCGGCATCGACACCACCGCCCTCCTGGAGAACCGCCTCGCCGACCGCCTCCTGACCGACTGGCGCGCCCCGGCCCGGGGTCTGTCCGGCGGATCTTCGGGGGCCCACGGGAATCCGCGGGACTGA
- a CDS encoding alcohol dehydrogenase catalytic domain-containing protein, whose amino-acid sequence MRALTWQGKREVRVETVPDPVIQDPADIIIRVTSTGICGSDLHLYEVLGPYLDAGDILGHEAMGVVEVTGPEVTAVARGDRVVVPFNVSCGTCFMCDQGLYSQCETTQVKEYGTGASLFGYTKLYGQVPGGQAQLMRVPFGNTLPVKVPDGPPDDRFVYLSDVLPTAWQAVEYAGIPPGGSVTVLGLGPIGDMAARIALHRGAGLVIGVDLVPERLARAAARGIQVLDLGRYGKDLPQAVRDLTAGRGTDAVIDAVGMEAHGAPISRAGQWATGLLPDAAARKLMERAGIDRLTALLTAIDVVRRGGTISVSGVYGGAADPLPLLTLFDKQIQLRMGQANVKRWVPDILPLLGDDDPLGVDGFATHHLPLEDAPQAYAAFQSKSDGMVKTLLRP is encoded by the coding sequence ATGCGTGCACTGACCTGGCAAGGAAAGCGCGAAGTCCGCGTCGAGACCGTTCCCGACCCGGTCATCCAGGACCCGGCCGACATCATCATCCGGGTCACCTCGACGGGCATCTGCGGATCGGACCTCCACCTGTACGAAGTGCTCGGCCCCTACCTCGACGCCGGGGACATACTGGGGCACGAGGCGATGGGTGTCGTGGAGGTGACGGGCCCCGAAGTGACCGCCGTGGCGCGCGGCGACCGGGTCGTCGTCCCGTTCAACGTCTCCTGCGGCACCTGCTTCATGTGCGACCAGGGCCTGTACTCGCAGTGCGAGACCACCCAGGTGAAGGAGTACGGCACCGGGGCCTCACTCTTCGGGTACACCAAGCTCTACGGACAGGTGCCCGGCGGGCAGGCCCAGCTGATGCGGGTCCCCTTCGGCAACACCCTGCCCGTCAAGGTCCCCGACGGCCCGCCGGACGACCGTTTCGTCTACCTCTCCGACGTCCTGCCCACCGCCTGGCAGGCCGTCGAGTACGCCGGCATTCCGCCCGGCGGCAGCGTCACGGTCCTCGGCCTCGGGCCGATCGGTGACATGGCGGCCCGGATCGCCCTGCACCGGGGCGCGGGCCTCGTCATCGGCGTGGACCTCGTCCCCGAACGCCTGGCCCGCGCGGCGGCGCGTGGCATCCAGGTACTGGACCTGGGCCGGTACGGAAAGGACCTGCCACAGGCGGTCCGGGACCTCACGGCCGGGCGCGGCACCGACGCGGTCATCGACGCCGTCGGCATGGAGGCCCACGGCGCACCGATCAGCCGGGCGGGCCAGTGGGCCACCGGGCTCCTCCCCGACGCCGCGGCCCGCAAGCTGATGGAACGCGCGGGCATCGACCGCCTCACCGCCCTCCTCACCGCGATCGACGTGGTGCGCCGGGGCGGCACGATCTCGGTGTCCGGGGTCTACGGGGGCGCGGCCGACCCGCTGCCCCTGCTCACCCTGTTCGACAAGCAGATCCAGCTGCGGATGGGCCAGGCGAACGTCAAGCGCTGGGTGCCCGACATCCTGCCGCTGCTCGGCGACGACGATCCGCTGGGTGTGGACGGCTTCGCCACGCACCACCTGCCCCTGGAGGACGCACCGCAGGCGTACGCGGCCTTCCAGTCGAAGTCCGACGGCATGGTCAAGACGCTCCTGCGGCCCTGA
- a CDS encoding LLM class F420-dependent oxidoreductase has translation MASHTVQFGYTMMTEQSGPRALVEDVVAAEQAGFDFSVTSDHYFPWLASQGHAPYAWSVLGAAAQATSRIPLMTYVTCPTTRYHPAVVAQKAATLQLLSEGRFRLGLGSGENLNEHVVGEGWPDARVRLEKLEEAVEIIKALLGGGTVTHHGAHFDVDNAKLWDVPDVAVPLGVAVSGDRSCEIAGRLADLVIATEPKAELVTGFERHGGGGKPSVGQLPVCYDTDRDAAVKRAHDQFRWSVGGWKVNSELPNPAAFDQATQYVGPEDIAASVPCGDDVGQFVEAVRPFVDAGFTEVALVQIGGGHQRPFIDWAQEKLLPALRAM, from the coding sequence ATGGCATCCCATACGGTGCAATTCGGATACACGATGATGACCGAGCAGTCGGGACCGCGGGCCCTCGTGGAGGACGTGGTGGCGGCCGAGCAGGCAGGCTTCGACTTCTCCGTCACCTCCGACCACTACTTCCCCTGGCTGGCGTCCCAGGGGCACGCCCCTTACGCCTGGAGCGTGCTGGGCGCGGCGGCGCAGGCCACGTCGCGCATCCCGCTGATGACGTACGTGACCTGTCCGACGACCCGCTACCACCCCGCCGTCGTGGCCCAGAAGGCCGCCACGCTGCAACTGCTCTCCGAGGGCCGCTTCCGGCTCGGGCTCGGGTCCGGCGAGAACCTCAACGAGCACGTGGTGGGCGAGGGCTGGCCGGACGCCCGGGTGCGGCTGGAGAAGCTTGAGGAAGCGGTGGAGATCATCAAGGCGCTCCTCGGCGGCGGCACCGTCACCCACCACGGTGCCCACTTCGACGTGGACAACGCCAAGCTGTGGGACGTTCCCGACGTGGCCGTACCCCTCGGTGTCGCCGTTTCGGGAGACCGGTCGTGCGAGATCGCGGGCCGGCTGGCGGACCTCGTCATCGCCACGGAACCCAAGGCGGAGCTGGTCACCGGATTCGAACGGCACGGTGGCGGCGGAAAGCCGAGCGTGGGCCAGCTGCCCGTCTGCTACGACACCGACCGGGACGCGGCGGTGAAGCGGGCGCACGACCAGTTCCGCTGGTCGGTCGGCGGCTGGAAGGTGAACTCCGAACTTCCGAACCCGGCCGCGTTCGACCAGGCCACGCAGTACGTCGGCCCCGAGGACATCGCCGCCTCGGTTCCGTGCGGCGACGACGTCGGGCAGTTCGTCGAGGCGGTACGCCCGTTCGTCGACGCGGGGTTCACCGAGGTCGCTCTCGTACAGATCGGCGGCGGCCACCAGAGGCCGTTCATCGACTGGGCGCAGGAGAAGCTGCTGCCCGCTCTGCGCGCCATGTGA
- a CDS encoding plasmid stabilization protein, with product MPAGSSPKRERQYEHVKEGAEKRGTSEKRAKEIAARTVNKERARSGESRTASRTSTRDPKSASERGGERSHKGARGRTKDQLYEEAKKKNIEGRSTMNKEQLLKAVSR from the coding sequence ATGCCGGCAGGATCGAGCCCCAAGCGCGAGCGCCAGTACGAGCACGTGAAGGAGGGCGCGGAGAAGCGCGGCACGTCCGAGAAGCGTGCCAAGGAGATCGCCGCCCGCACCGTCAACAAGGAGCGCGCCCGCTCCGGTGAGTCGAGGACGGCGAGCAGGACGTCCACGCGCGACCCCAAATCGGCCTCGGAGCGCGGCGGCGAGCGCTCGCACAAGGGCGCGCGGGGCCGCACGAAGGACCAGCTGTACGAAGAGGCGAAGAAGAAGAACATCGAGGGCCGCTCCACGATGAACAAGGAGCAGCTCCTCAAGGCAGTGAGCCGCTGA